GAgttgagataaaaaaatgtaaattagtattcAACGTTTTACTGATGCGGGAATTAAAGAAGTTAACGAGAAACGGTAcgaataatttgtaaaacttaaatattgttaaaaactgtttaaagaaaaaaaaaaattaaaaggtctgtgtaattatagtaatttaaCTGACGATTGTTATTTcaagaattaatattatatctctTAAAATTTCCTCaagacagataaaaaaatacttggcagttacgtaatttaaaaaaatgcaatctAGCATGAAATGagatttgtttctattttctgGTATTAACTAAATTAGAGGCGGGTCGAGATTAATTGACTACGGATTTTTTCATGATTGAGAAATGGGCATTAATGAAATTTTCGTGTTGTTCAATAAGTGACATTCTGTCCGCAGTTCCAAATTCTGCGAACGAattgctgaaaaaaaaaaaattaaaaaaaaattactttggcatattactttcttttgttttttacaactatttttcaattaagtaTTGGcatcaaatttatttagtttgctTTGTATGTGTTTCGCGGATAGAAATTTGTTTCGTGGTTTAAAAACTTTAGCAAATATTCATTATGAGGAAAAGtgtaattaagaaaatattcctGATTTCTTTCTTCAAATCctgtacttaaatataaaaacaggaGAAATGCCTATATAACAAATGgtgaaaaacaaaacttaaagtattttacttttatcatttttttactttatttatattctgtaAAGCGAATTTAATCTTCTCAATGATAAATTAACCTAATATCTACTACTAGAGTACAAATTAATAGTGAAGGACAGACgggtataaaattaatgctcTTAGACTGTTGAAAGTCACATTATAAAGCCCACTTCATTTGGCAGAGTGGTTCTACGTGATAAATCACCACAGTCCCACAAAACTCATATGACCCACTTCTAGACGTAATAGAGTAGGGATACTATAAATTTCACGCTTGTAACATTATTGGGTTGGCAGAGATGATGGATGCAACGGTAGATAAAGTCACTATTGTTAGattagtaagaaattatttattagttgggtagatgtaattttttttccaatatatGCCTTTACCCATCCTTCACCTTcacctttaaaaattatattattaccaATTTCCTTTTTATGTCGTTTTTACACCACTGCTCCATTTCCATGAgttgaaaaaaacttaacaagtagcctacgtgttcttccagactatgttctacatctgtgccaaatttcatgaagatccgttgtgcggttccggagataccttccaaaaaacattcatacatctatcaaaacttacgcatttataattttagaaacctataaaatgttaaaaaaaaaaactgcatttaaaagtaattcttTGTAGGTAGAGTCGTGAAATCTAATTAGtttcgttatattttataatttgcattAATAGCAGCATAACCACTTAAGCTGCATAAAATTCACAAAGTGAATATAAACTGCGCACCGGTGCGATTAAGTTACCTAACAATCTCTTAGACCAACAAATATGCTTAATTCCAATGCACATTTTGAATTTgctttatgttaaataaagtatgaAAGTTCTGTTTGTATTTACTTGTTTAATGCGCACGGAACTTGTGCGTTTATGTTGGTGTGAATGGTTACTGGATGTTCTGAAtgctaaagaaaaaaaaaacaataacttattGCCGTCCCACTCATACTGTGtgataaaaaacttgagaggtgtcaaggatggaacgaagttcctatgaattttctttatatattgtcacgtcgttgccatggttactatagcaaaaagtgtcgtgacaacttttcgtaagaattttttccgtctagccccctttcacaacgcgcgataaggaaattcgttccaaaaacaaagctaatcaataaatcaacgatttattaagtttttgagctttaaaaaatatatttctttaaatatttttatcataatactttgaaattatcgtgatattaaaaaaaactgcaaaatgttaatttttacgaataataaaattatgtagcAATCGATTTaggttttgttatttataaagatttttatcgtAGACCCAATTTCACGGATCATTTGTATCGAATAGAAAACTCAAAGAAGCTTTTCGGCACTTTTGCATACTTAAGACAGCCatgtttaagtaaataaagtacTAGCTAGATATTACTTACGTTATACCTTACCCTTTATACCTTATTTAATGTACTAGTccatatgaatttattatataattagctgtcgcctgcaactccatccgtgcggaattaaaaaaaaaaacttaattagtagcctatgtgttcttcctacatatgtacatctgaaccaaatttaatcgagatccatgcagccgttctggagatatctagtaaaaaacatccatccatcaatccattcatccataaatattttttttaacatcaaaaGCATTTGTTATAAGCGcctaaagcaaaaatgtccgtaattttcgcaacaaattttgaagctttattcaaaatctactagtcttccagttatttaaaaaaaaaacaaaaaatgagaCCCAtttgcaagcacttcctttcgattaaaatattttttatcaaaatgggagcaccaggggcggagattcgcagtaacacacattaaaaaaaaaacagtcgaattgataacctccttctttttgaagtcggctaaaacgATGTTAATCTGGCGACCGCAGGCTCTTGGACTAATAGCGGAAAACGTAAGTTACCGTTTGCGTGTCgacttatgtaataaaataaaaaaatcattttgcaATACATGATTACTTTTGTCGTCAGTATTCAACAGTATTAATTTGTATGACAATCAGATAAGATTGGAATTTATTAGCATGCATATCAAAGAATATATGAATAATTCATTCATGTATTTACttagaaaaaacatttcattcaaTGCTTTTATCGAATTgtgaatgttaatttaaaatgaaattaagagATCAGTTTAGTCGTTTTGACTATAgaattgaattaatataacatacaaaaccatatacataaaaaatagttatatgtACTCGCGAAAAACATTGCTATTTTTGAGTtacaaatagtttaaaataaaataataaaaatgtaagtcTGCGGTATCGAGAGTGATTATTTCGGTCCATTTCACTTCTCAATTGGAGCTCAATTGGATACAGAAAACTGAGCTTCACAGTCCGATTACATTGATAGAACAATTTGTCTATACCGTTCTGTtgaatttatctatatttttccGTTGAGATATCGATTTTACGGAGGAGAtaacgcataggaaggggatatATCCTGTTTCTGTACGTTTCCtcttctgtcgattaaagataggaCTGCAActgcaattacggatgtctatgggcagcggtcgcttcgcaaTTTCGGTGTTTTCAGGTGGCCTCTTgctctttattattatgatgGTTCACtctctttattattatgtaacgCCGCGTTGGCAACTCTCGAGGGTTGAACGCTTTAAAATCACTATTGTTCCCTTCGTCCAGCGCTCAAAATGCAACACCATACAACACCATGCCATAACAAAGCGTCGCGTTTTAAAAGCACTGCCATATACACGAGGAAATGCATTTGTTCTATTGCTTTTTTAACGCGCGATAAAAAAGCGCACGTGCGAATGAGGGCTCACGGTCAGTAAGTTGGTgactgttaaaattataatccattgattaaaatttcaataaaacgtAACTGCACAAGACATTTGAAATACGGTATTCAATTTATTCTGAAATGGAAATGTAAAGCGCATTGTTACACAGAAAAGGAAATTGTACATTCCAACTGAATTGTTgcgatattttattacatttttaatatcaaattacgtaatattgtgactttattgatattacataaatatttggaATACGTTtactaaatatgaaatatcttTCGCAAACTTAACTTTTACATGGAAATTGTTTTAGTACTTCAAATGTTTTCTCtctgaatattttgtttaatttatgcgAAAATGCAATAGttaatggcaacattaaaaaaattatttaaatattttgtcaaagctaaaaataaatttttaccccTTTATTTGGATTCAgtgagtatttaaaaatttttttttacagtcgTACagtgtctttaaaaaaattgaaactatTGACTTGCCtacattaatattgtaaagtttGCCTTGAATAGTCTCCGAAACTACAGAACTGattggaaaaattaaaaagctacattatcctAGGTGACATAGtctataatttatagtttaatttttatttattccgcgtggacgaacTCGCAGGCAACTGCTAGTTGTACATAAAGCAATGTTCCCACATAAACAATAACTTACCACTTTACCGATTCATTATAAACAACAACTGTATTGTTTTAACTTAGTACAAGCTGGTTACAATAATTAATCCTTTAAAACCGAAGAAGACCAAAGTTTAGtatcttttgttttctgtGACGGCGacaataaattcatattaaaactatcaatggaattaataatataaaaaaattgtcatacgatccatatttcatttaaaatgctaacaattatagtaaaattagatagatttttaattcacaaaCAACAGGAACGTATACGTACGAATACATTTTGAAGTTATCTTAAATAATCTCAGCTCGAAATATCAAATGCACGGAACAAATTATCGATAATGCAATAGAAGAGCGGTCGAAATCCAACGAAATAACAACAATGAACATCCGATACGCTCGGAATCCAAGATCGGAGTGCCTTCCAAAGATAAGTTTGTGTATTAAGTTCGAATAAATGGGGCtggacaaattaaatttacgaaCCCTTTGACTAAAAGGGTAAATAAATGGATTAACATTgcattatcttttattttgaagTTGATATGTAAATTGGTGGAgacgaaaaaagaaaaaaagggtTAAATTTTGGGAGAAAAATAGGAAACAAAAAACAGAAATGACAGCATTCGAAATAGCATTGTAAATGTTAAGAATACATAGGTAAAGGAAGTTCTTATTTGAATTGTCACCTACACTTTAGGTAACTTaactattttactaacattataaatgctaacatatagaagatatctccggaacggctcaagggatcttgatgaaagttggcacatatgtagaacatagtctggaagaacacttaggctacttttttttaattatgcacggacggagtcgagggcgacagctaatataatactaatataataataaaaaggttgTCAATGCAAACTGAACTAGTCAAAGCTACCGATTTTATTAGGCGGCCTAGATAAATTTTTATGGGTCATGTTGACGAAAATAGATTCTACCTTATTAGATGAAgagtcaattaaaaaaatgaagctACTCGTACTAAGAAACTTTACAATTCGCTATAAAAATGGCAACCTTTCAAATGTATTGAATTGAATAAGGATCCAACttagataaaaatagaaaccattatttcttttctaaGCGAGACGAGTTCATCTGGAGtacattgaaagaaaaaagaagcaacaattttttgttttgttctgcCGTATTTACGagggcatttataataatctgtaataatatattaccaCATAATAACAGTGAAGCACTGTTTTGTAAATGAAGTAGGACCTATTTTGCGTAtgttatatcaaattataaatatcttgaATTCTTTCGTGTTGTCGCACGGaaattcctttatttttacgtccaaggaatattattacaaatataaaacatttggtgggataataattatagaaataatgGCTTATTTTTACACctcaatttataaacaaagttCGAACAATGgagatgtttaaataatttactataatAGGTTGTTCGAGCCATAACAGTGCGTCAAAATGTATGATATCATATCATAATAAATGTTCTTTGATGTCTCgagaaaaatgtaacaaatcaaATCGTTACACGATTTTATCGAGAGTATACGTATCGTAGAATGAggagtaattttaatttaatatgcgtaatgttaatattaaaattatccgTTCCGGTCTTCTGCAGCGCAGACGACGATCAGAATCTTGGATTCGGTTTTAGTGAAAGAACAGAAGATTCTGATAGTGAACAGGAATCAACTAATCCTACGAGTTCAGAAACGGATAATATGTCAACAATGGATGAAACACAAGAAGTAACTACGACTGAAGAAATATTGAGAATAACGAAGAAGATAAAAGAAGAAGAGAAGCCTAAAGAAACTCCgcctaaaattacaaataatgcAACGGAAGTATCTTATAAGATAAAGGATATTTGTGCAAACTTCAAATATGCAGGTCCGATCGTACTCAATAAAATGGTAGATTTGTGGCAAACTGCATATTATAGTTCACCACAAAAAGTACCatgctttaaaatgtttataagaaGACTAACAATGAAGGTACGTTATAACATCTTTTCAGCTTCATATTCAAGTGCTCCTTCACTGATGATTGCTTAAAAATCGAACCCATTTAGCATGCATTCAAAATTCAATAGTGGAAGGTCTGAGTGACTTTCTTAAAATTCCATTCATAAactgttgaaataatttaataaaaagcagAGAAAAGTagagaagatttttttatatttggacgaaaatgtaatgtaaatgtaaatttaatgtaaagttacatgtaattaattttacttttgttaaaaaaataggaaaaacAATTATTCAAGCAGAAATATGGAAGTTTCGATGATGCAGTAGAATGGGAAGAttgtaatttagaaataagatCTAGTTTGGAAGCAGAAAAACATTTCCTACAAGGATGTGAGAAAGGACACGGCGTTttagaaaacattattattggaACACGCAATGGTTGGTACACAAAACTATTAAGAAACTTAAGTATATCCAATTCTAGGACAAAGTCTAAATGTTGTAATCACGCAATTGTCAACTGTCATAAATGCATTTTCCTTTTTGATATTTCATAAGAAATATTGTACGAGCACTGACTATACCTGGACAGGTTataaatcattatattttgtgcctatttatTTTCGACATTTTGGTACTGGTGGTTGCGTTaggattcgaactaataatagagataGAATTAACTGTAAAGTATATCAACATAGAATTCGTAGGAAAGAAGCATAAGCTGTCATTACCGAGCAACGACCTATCTATTCTGTTCAGTGACAAGCAATTGCCTAGACATTATGAGTGtgtcaattgttttatatagataactagattttttctgaaatataacaGAAGAATATACGagtttttaatgtattgtTTACAATGTTTAGCCTTTGATCAGAAGTGGTGATAATGTAGGATTTAAACTTAATCTTTCGAAAATAGTTACAGGAGATAATACAACAGATTTCTACCAAAAGCCAGAAAGTCCTGACCAGTGGCTTGTAGTCCAAAACTTACTGTTGAAAAGGAACTGCGATACTGGAGATGTCATAGTTTTTTCAAGAGTACCACACAAACCTCGTAATAGCGTGATATCGGAAGCTTTAAAAATCTTTGGCGAGAGCGACGCTGATGGAAAATTCGTATGTGGTGATCAACCACCGATAAAGAAGAAACCTCATGAAGTCGAAGAGGAAGTAGACGAAAGTACCTAAATATACGGAATTACTGCAATAAAACTAGGATCtaggaaagaaagaaatgtatttttgcaattttttttatatcattccATTTAACAGTAGAATAAGAAACGCTcagtgataaataaaaaaaatacaatacaatagcAGTGTTTCTATGacttaaagatttattttagatattcccacaaacataataaagtagtagtagaattataattctaGTCTAAAGATGTTAAGGATGaactatattaatatagaaaacggctaaaacattcacgtacatttgtccggtgtcggcaccgactagtttcgagcccatcggagGCCGTTcttcagggtgagtgggactggtattatttcgcggacgcggacCGTCGCTTACTAAATGTTAAGGATGGTGtcaattttttgtcaaaagCGGACAAAGGATAAGTAgtgtaatcatttttaaacctgtaacaatatataaaaatgaaaatatctagGTAAATCAAGTTCATAAAGACCTAACAATgattttgtacaataatttgCACTGTCttctaaactatttatttgtgaaaaatatttctttttcgtAACAATAATacgtttatttaatcaaataaagaaggttaaaagtttaactataattgaataacatctaaacattctagCCACGGCTGTAGCTCTTAAACTAAACGCTCTACAATTACATTTTGGTCTGTTCAATTCTGCGCGTATGTACGTGCCATGTTTCACTTAGTGGTAGTTACCTGTGTACAATCACTTAAATGTACTTACACTTGTGGAATAAGAACGgagaatattaaacttttacttatattgaaagaaagaaaacctTTCACAACTTTGTCGCATATAAATAGTTGTTAGAATTCGTTcaattacattacatattcACGTAGATTCTTTATTTCAATGGCATAATATGAGCCTAACAACAATAACTTAAATTCAGTTTCTTTTAacatatactagcttttacccgcgactccgtccgcgcgaaataaaaaattatgcacacaagataaaaaaagttcctatgtccgtctcctaatTCTAAACTACCAGTCCCATCAAtttcagttcgacctatcttgagttataaatagtgtaactaacacgactttcttttatatatatagatgttgcttcaaaatacttttagaataaaagaaaaaggaagTAATGACTAATAACTCTTTAGTCAATATAGTAACTGTTATTCGGTCcaaatgttaatttacataCAGTTTGTTACCAATTGATAAATGGTAGGGACTGAAAATGACTAGAACGTCTTTGTCAAGGTGAGAACACGAAGCAATTACTTTAAAGCATTGTATATGAAATGTAGAGACCCTTTGTTACAATGTAAATGATACGACAATCATAATTAAACCGTTTCTATTGGACTATGGTTGAGGAACAATTCAACGGTTTTATTGTCAAATTCCATGTTTTCATGATAAACTTAGGAAGATTGactaaattgtaaataaaactacaaaaatataatacgaaACTAATGATATTACTAAAAC
Above is a genomic segment from Papilio machaon chromosome 9, ilPapMach1.1, whole genome shotgun sequence containing:
- the LOC106712896 gene encoding uncharacterized protein LOC106712896, giving the protein MRSNFNLICVMLILKLSVPVFCSADDDQNLGFGFSERTEDSDSEQESTNPTSSETDNMSTMDETQEVTTTEEILRITKKIKEEEKPKETPPKITNNATEVSYKIKDICANFKYAGPIVLNKMVDLWQTAYYSSPQKVPCFKMFIRRLTMKEKQLFKQKYGSFDDAVEWEDCNLEIRSSLEAEKHFLQGCEKGHGVLENIIIGTRNGDNTTDFYQKPESPDQWLVVQNLLLKRNCDTGDVIVFSRVPHKPRNSVISEALKIFGESDADGKFVCGDQPPIKKKPHEVEEEVDEST